A region of the Drosophila ananassae strain 14024-0371.13 chromosome XL, ASM1763931v2, whole genome shotgun sequence genome:
TGTAGTGTTTCCCTGTTACTTGAAAGATTTGTCCTGGGTTGTAGTGCCTATTGGTAGTATTGTACCTTTACCTTCCGTGTCATTGGGTATGGGTTGCTGGGTACCGGGTTGTACGGTTACATTGATTGATGTTTTCTAACGACAGATCTTCACTagattttcacttttttttttggtttttttcacAAAATTTGAGATGTGTAGGTGAAGTCTGTGTTAGGAGTGTGTGGTCGTCCGCCCAGCTCGAGACCAGGCTGAGAACTGAGCTCCGAACAGCCCGGCCCCCGGGCCTCACGTTGACAGCTCGGGACACGGCCTACTCGGGACGGGTTTGGAGCGTCCATGGACTACTTGGATCGGAATCTTGGTTTTGGGATAGGAACTCATGGTGTCGCCCTTTCTTTCCAGCACGACTCCGACCGCGATGGCATGATCAACACCCACGAGCTGAAGGAGCTCATCTCGAACGGATACTGCCGGGACATACCCGCCTACATTGCCGCCCAGATCCTGAAGCGCGCCGACCAGGACAACGACGGGCACCTGGACTTCGAGGAGTTCTACACCATGTCGCTGCACCACAAGTGGATGATCCGCAACCTCCTCACCCGGTACTGCCGGTACGTGGTGCCGCCGCCCAAGCCGCTGGAGGGCGATGAGCCGGACGGCGCCTACGAGAAGCAAATGTCCATCTGCCCGCCGCCCCTCACCATGGTGCTCTTCTCGATCATCGAGATCATCATGTTCCTGGTGGACGTGATCCACTTCCAGTGAGTAGTCCCCCAGTCTAGATTGTAATTGGAGCACTCTCCGCTTTCAGTCTTCCCCTGGAAGTGGGTGTAATGGATCTGCAGTCCAGTCCACTTCCCAGGAACCTTTGTTTTGAGGAAGTAGTTCCAGAGAACCGACTCTGACGAGTGTCTTTTTTCCACAGAGACGACCCCAACCACCAGGACAGGATCGGAGAGAGCACCAGCGGCCCGGCGGCCACCCTGTTCATCTACAATCCCTACAAGCGCTACGAGGGATGGCGCTTCGTCAGCTACATGTTCGTCCACGTGGGCATCATGCACCTGATGATGAACCTCATCATCCAGATATTCCTCGGCATAGCCCTGGAGCTGGTGCATCACTGGTGGCGCGTGGCCCTGGTCTACCTGGCGGGGGTGCTGGCCGGCTCCATGGGCACCTCGCTGACCAGCCCGCGGATCTTCCTGGCCGGAGCCTCCGGCGGAGTGTACGCCCTGATCACCGCGCACATTGCCACGATCATCATGGTGAGTGGGAGATCGCTTAGCAACTGGCCATAGCCCGTCCCTAATCCCCGTTTCTCTCGCAGAACTATTCGGAAATGGAGTACGCCATCGTGCAGCTGCTGGCCTTCCTGCTCTTCTGCTTCACGGACCTGGGCACCTCGGTGTACCGCCACCTGACCGACCAGTACGACCAGATCGGCTACGTGGCGCACCTGTCCGGCGCCGTGGCCGGGCTGCTGGTGGGGATCGGGGTGCTGCGGAACCTGGAGGTGCGTCGCTGGGAGCGTATTCTCTGGTGGGTGGCCGTTATCGTCTACTTCGCCCTCATGACCACCGGCATCATCATCCACGTCTTTGTGCCGGACTACTTCCCCAAGCAGGAGTACAACTAGCCATAGCCGGTAGCCGGTAGCCGGTAGCCGGTAGCCGCTAGCTGGTAGCCCTAAGTCTTAGCCATGTAGCCTTTCTAGCCCATCCAAAGTGCGCTTCTGGGATGCGGAAACACGCACAGTGCTTATACAGATATCCGCCGAGGATCCGCCCTCGCTCCACACCATGCCACGCCGTGCCGTGCCGTGCCGTGCCGACCATGTGCCTACGTAATTTATTTTCCCCCACTCGAGCATCGAGCGCAGGTGTATCGTGCCTATTTATATACTAACTATATATATCTTCGATCTACATGACGCCGCGAAATGACGCTGGACCCGACTCCGAACAAAGCTCGGCTGCATTTCGTCTTTTtctactcttttttttttcttaaaataacGAAGCGAAAAGTTTTTAGCAATCAAGGAACACCGAATTGTATATTTTGGAGATCTATTTTAAGACTTTACACTTAAAcgcaaataataaataaaaacaaataaaaaagtataagtttttccttttattGTGCTTGAGAAAACCGCTTTACATTgtaatatatactttaaagaCAACATATTCTAAATAAGGGTGTCACTTTCATCCTCACTCCAGTGTGGTTGGGAGACCAGCTCTCGTTCCTTGGGCCGGAACTGGGAGTCCCAAATGAGTTCGTTATTCGTATTACATaaacatattaaaaaaaaaaagaactaaaaaatacaaaaattctgtttaTAGCCACCTTGCAGCTAACTGGGATAAGAACACAAAATTAACTAATACTCTGCCCGTTCTTTCGGTTGCGGTTGCGGTTTccttattttctttctttcttgtcAGAATCCTTTCCTTGATCCTTGAACTTTAACACAAGATTCTCTCTTTCTttctccttttgtatttttgtgatgGCTCTCGAAGACTCAGTCTTGGATTTCTCTGGTAGGCGGTACACTTATGAGCTAGAAACTATTTCCCTGAGGACGGCACCGGCACCGGCACCGGCACCGGAACCGGAACCGGCACCGGGGTGCTGGCGGCACGCGGATACGGCAGGAACTGCAGCTTGGTCGTGTCGCACATGGCCACCTTGGCGACGGAGAGCCAGGCCTGGGGCACCATGTGGTGCAGAATGGACTCGAGCCGGTCCACGGGCAGGAAGGCAACGCACTGCGAGTGGTCCGATGTCTCCTGGCAGTTGTCCTCCGGGGAGCAGCGATTGAGCGGATCGCTGGCCGGAATGCCGGGCACTGGGC
Encoded here:
- the LOC6503984 gene encoding protein rhomboid → MPVKTVNRQQSQSPAQQLQMQQQRDVETGLYPTIPPERRSPPSRPQTLRQDTVDMEEIPLNQTNGSQEPEDRRKMREIFDKHDSDRDGMINTHELKELISNGYCRDIPAYIAAQILKRADQDNDGHLDFEEFYTMSLHHKWMIRNLLTRYCRYVVPPPKPLEGDEPDGAYEKQMSICPPPLTMVLFSIIEIIMFLVDVIHFQDDPNHQDRIGESTSGPAATLFIYNPYKRYEGWRFVSYMFVHVGIMHLMMNLIIQIFLGIALELVHHWWRVALVYLAGVLAGSMGTSLTSPRIFLAGASGGVYALITAHIATIIMNYSEMEYAIVQLLAFLLFCFTDLGTSVYRHLTDQYDQIGYVAHLSGAVAGLLVGIGVLRNLEVRRWERILWWVAVIVYFALMTTGIIIHVFVPDYFPKQEYN